A genomic region of Leptospira mtsangambouensis contains the following coding sequences:
- a CDS encoding sensor histidine kinase: MIQGELLSDIIEAVSNTFGNEFLDRLTLKLASTIGADYTFIAIFDKEKYESKTITLVAKGKIAENMAYSLKDTPCAEVFDNSVCYYPTDVQKVFPGDQLLIEMKIEGYIGSPLLNSKKEVMGLIVGLFETEIQNKDQILTLFQIFSGRIAAELERSEYESRLEQNNHELESLVDKRTSELKQTLDELKERQNQLIESEKMASLGLLSAGIAHEINNPLNFILGGYFGVREILEGSGLDSEKTKLYLDAIKEGVDRTSRIVKGLNQFTRSGDSFDERFDLNEILENCLAMLTHSLRDRIEVQKDLTSLPLLVQGNSGKIHQVLLNVLTNAIQAMEGEFGILGIQSFEEGPYAIMVITDSGAGIRDEHLNLIRNPFFTTKEPGKGVGLGLSIAYKIIKDHNGLIEIESEWRKGTKFLIKLPKPK; this comes from the coding sequence ATGATCCAAGGTGAACTTCTTTCTGATATCATCGAAGCCGTTTCCAATACATTTGGGAACGAGTTTTTAGATAGGCTTACACTCAAACTAGCTTCCACAATTGGGGCAGATTATACATTTATTGCCATCTTCGATAAGGAAAAATACGAATCAAAAACCATCACTCTTGTCGCAAAAGGCAAGATTGCAGAAAACATGGCTTATTCTTTAAAAGATACACCTTGTGCGGAAGTGTTTGATAATTCTGTATGTTATTATCCCACAGATGTTCAAAAAGTTTTTCCGGGTGACCAACTTCTCATCGAAATGAAAATCGAAGGATATATTGGTTCCCCTTTACTCAATTCCAAAAAAGAAGTGATGGGACTGATTGTTGGCTTATTTGAAACGGAAATCCAAAACAAAGACCAAATTTTGACTTTGTTCCAAATTTTTTCCGGAAGGATTGCTGCTGAATTAGAAAGATCGGAATATGAAAGTCGTTTGGAGCAGAATAACCATGAGTTAGAATCTTTGGTTGACAAACGAACTAGTGAACTAAAACAAACGTTAGATGAGCTAAAGGAAAGGCAAAACCAACTCATCGAGTCAGAAAAAATGGCAAGTCTTGGACTTTTATCGGCCGGAATTGCACATGAAATCAACAATCCTCTGAACTTTATTTTAGGTGGTTATTTTGGGGTTCGTGAGATTTTAGAGGGTTCCGGTTTAGACTCTGAAAAAACAAAATTATACTTAGATGCCATTAAAGAAGGAGTTGATCGTACTTCTCGAATCGTCAAAGGCCTAAACCAATTCACTCGCAGCGGAGATTCTTTTGACGAACGTTTTGATTTGAATGAGATTTTAGAAAACTGCCTTGCGATGTTAACGCATTCGCTTCGGGATCGAATTGAGGTTCAAAAGGATTTAACTTCTCTGCCTCTCCTTGTCCAAGGAAATTCCGGAAAAATCCACCAAGTATTATTGAATGTACTGACAAATGCCATCCAAGCCATGGAAGGGGAGTTCGGGATCTTGGGAATCCAATCCTTTGAAGAAGGTCCCTATGCAATCATGGTCATTACCGATTCAGGTGCTGGTATTCGTGACGAACACTTAAACCTCATTCGAAATCCGTTTTTTACTACCAAAGAACCAGGAAAAGGTGTTGGTCTTGGACTTTCCATTGCCTACAAAATTATTAAAGATCATAACGGTTTGATTGAAATAGAATCTGAATGGAGAAAGGGAACAAAGTTTTTAATCAAACTACCTAAACCAAAATGA
- a CDS encoding rhodanese-like domain-containing protein has translation MKQVVLILLVLVTIPMFSESSKKKKTKSKPVPIENKLIDYTEFKRIVNRSEGERETHRLTEDQFLKLMSEEGVVLLDARSENRFHLLHIKGAKNLPFTEFTKETLAEVIPEKKTKILIYCNNNFEGNQEAFAAKSPAASLNLSTYNSLKAYGYESIYELGPLLDVKKTVLPLVSDSPAP, from the coding sequence ATGAAGCAGGTTGTATTGATTTTACTCGTATTGGTAACAATCCCAATGTTTTCGGAATCTTCCAAAAAGAAAAAAACAAAATCGAAACCAGTCCCAATAGAAAACAAACTCATTGATTACACTGAGTTCAAACGAATTGTCAATCGTTCCGAAGGAGAAAGAGAGACTCACCGCCTAACAGAAGATCAATTTTTGAAATTAATGTCGGAAGAAGGTGTTGTGTTATTGGATGCTCGTAGTGAAAATCGGTTTCATCTTTTGCATATAAAGGGAGCCAAAAACCTTCCCTTTACCGAATTTACAAAAGAGACTTTGGCCGAAGTGATCCCGGAAAAAAAAACTAAAATTTTAATTTACTGCAATAACAACTTTGAAGGAAACCAGGAAGCCTTTGCCGCAAAAAGTCCTGCAGCATCTCTAAACCTTTCTACATATAACTCACTGAAGGCCTACGGATACGAATCCATCTATGAATTAGGACCACTTTTGGATGTTAAAAAAACAGTCCTCCCACTTGTCAGCGATTCGCCGGCTCCTTGA
- a CDS encoding peptidylprolyl isomerase produces the protein MSTLRAIIKTNKGEIRIDLFPDKTPNTVANFVNLAQRNFYNGLKFHRVIADFMIQGGCPQGTGTGGPGYKFRDEFDSSLKHNKPGILSMANAGPGTNGSQFFITHVPTPWLDGKHSVFGAVVDETDQKVVNTIQQGDVMESVTIEGDPSSVLAVAKPFLDEWNQILDSKK, from the coding sequence ATGAGCACACTGAGAGCAATTATCAAAACAAATAAAGGCGAAATTCGCATCGATTTGTTTCCAGACAAAACACCAAATACGGTAGCCAACTTCGTAAACCTAGCCCAAAGGAATTTTTACAATGGACTTAAATTTCACCGAGTGATTGCAGATTTTATGATCCAAGGCGGTTGCCCCCAAGGAACAGGAACTGGGGGACCGGGTTATAAGTTCAGAGATGAGTTTGATTCTAGTTTAAAACACAACAAACCAGGAATCCTTTCTATGGCAAATGCAGGTCCAGGAACCAATGGCAGCCAATTTTTTATCACACATGTTCCGACACCATGGCTTGATGGAAAACATTCTGTGTTTGGTGCTGTAGTGGATGAGACAGACCAAAAAGTGGTCAATACAATCCAACAAGGTGATGTGATGGAATCTGTGACCATCGAAGGAGATCCAAGTTCGGTTCTTGCGGTCGCAAAACCATTTTTGGATGAGTGGAACCAAATTCTGGATTCTAAAAAATAA
- a CDS encoding monovalent cation:proton antiporter-2 (CPA2) family protein, which produces MNEVSFFIQALIYLTSAIIVVPIANRLGLGSVLGYLIAGIVIGPFVFGFVGTEGKDMLHFAEFGVVMMLFAIGLELELDLLWKLKIWLLGLGGLQIIITTALTAMFCYGFGFFWKPSLALGLIMSLSSTAIVLQTLKEKGLMKTLSGQAAFSVLLFQDMAVIPILAIFPMLSETNEVTSSQHHSLIEHLPGYAKTLVVLSVVIGIILVGKYLLKPVFRILAKSGSREIFTGASLLLVIAISLLMGAIGVSAALGTFLGGVVLASSEFRHELESNIEPFKGLLLGLFFLSVGASMEIPVVMESPMKVLGIVFGIIFLKALVLFFLGFVFRLPLDQNLYFSLALSQVGEFSFVLFGYSEGLGILDEQTIVILVACVAVSMALTPVLLLLYEKTIFGFLESKIPKKQTEQDIHKQENPVIICGFGRFGNMLGRFLRSNGVPITILDFDADRVEMLGRFGFKVYFGDATRLELLESAGLEHTKILVAALDNPEKQAELIRNVSQHYPNIKIVARAGDREEAYDLKEMGVSYIYRETRETAVQMGKDVLKLLGTRAHTAEKAKNLFLKHDDETFHELFELRQDRVQYMSLAKQRNAELERLMLVDLGKEDELERDPWSEMER; this is translated from the coding sequence ATGAATGAAGTCAGTTTTTTTATCCAAGCATTGATCTATCTGACAAGTGCCATCATTGTGGTTCCGATTGCCAATCGACTTGGGCTTGGTTCTGTACTCGGTTATTTAATTGCCGGTATTGTCATTGGTCCTTTTGTTTTTGGTTTTGTTGGGACAGAAGGTAAGGACATGTTGCACTTTGCCGAATTTGGTGTGGTGATGATGCTTTTTGCCATCGGTTTGGAATTAGAATTAGACCTTCTTTGGAAATTAAAAATTTGGTTACTTGGGCTTGGTGGATTACAAATCATCATCACAACTGCCCTAACTGCCATGTTTTGTTATGGATTTGGTTTTTTCTGGAAACCCTCGCTTGCCCTTGGTCTTATCATGTCTTTATCTTCAACAGCCATTGTTTTACAAACTTTGAAAGAAAAAGGCCTAATGAAAACACTTTCCGGCCAAGCTGCATTTTCTGTTTTGCTTTTTCAAGATATGGCCGTCATTCCGATACTTGCCATCTTTCCTATGTTAAGTGAGACAAATGAGGTTACATCATCACAACACCATTCCTTAATCGAACATTTGCCAGGTTATGCAAAAACTTTGGTCGTACTATCTGTCGTGATTGGAATCATTTTGGTTGGTAAATATCTATTAAAACCTGTGTTTCGAATTTTGGCAAAATCGGGAAGCCGTGAAATTTTTACTGGTGCGAGCTTATTACTCGTAATCGCCATTTCTCTGTTAATGGGGGCTATTGGCGTTTCGGCGGCACTCGGAACTTTCCTTGGTGGAGTGGTTCTTGCGAGTAGCGAATTTCGTCATGAGTTAGAAAGTAATATTGAACCATTCAAAGGACTATTGCTTGGATTGTTTTTTCTAAGTGTGGGTGCTTCTATGGAAATTCCTGTTGTGATGGAAAGTCCTATGAAAGTTCTTGGAATCGTTTTTGGAATTATTTTTCTGAAAGCACTGGTTTTATTTTTTCTTGGATTTGTTTTTCGTCTTCCATTAGACCAAAATCTTTATTTTTCTTTGGCACTCTCCCAAGTGGGTGAATTTTCTTTTGTTTTGTTTGGTTATTCAGAAGGACTTGGAATTTTGGATGAACAAACCATAGTCATTTTAGTTGCTTGTGTTGCGGTGAGTATGGCTCTCACTCCCGTACTTCTTTTGTTATATGAAAAAACGATATTTGGATTTTTAGAATCAAAAATTCCCAAAAAACAAACAGAACAAGACATTCATAAACAAGAAAACCCTGTCATTATCTGTGGGTTTGGTCGGTTTGGAAATATGTTAGGACGTTTTCTTAGATCCAATGGAGTTCCCATTACCATTTTAGATTTTGATGCCGACAGAGTGGAGATGCTTGGTCGATTTGGATTTAAAGTCTATTTTGGAGATGCCACCAGATTGGAGTTATTAGAATCAGCTGGTTTAGAACATACAAAGATTCTTGTGGCCGCATTGGACAATCCAGAAAAACAAGCAGAACTCATTCGTAATGTAAGCCAACACTACCCAAATATCAAAATCGTTGCTAGGGCTGGAGATAGAGAAGAGGCCTATGATTTAAAGGAAATGGGTGTGTCTTATATTTATCGAGAAACAAGGGAAACCGCAGTGCAAATGGGTAAAGATGTACTTAAATTACTCGGAACTAGGGCTCATACGGCAGAAAAGGCAAAAAATTTATTTTTGAAACATGATGACGAAACCTTTCATGAACTTTTTGAATTAAGACAGGACAGAGTCCAATATATGAGTCTTGCGAAACAGAGAAACGCAGAGTTAGAGAGGTTGATGCTCGTGGATTTGGGAAAGGAAGATGAGTTGGAAAGGGATCCTTGGAGCGAAATGGAAAGGTGA
- a CDS encoding NAD(P)H-dependent oxidoreductase, whose protein sequence is MPKILILLVHPTLEKSKANQLLLDSLPVSENITLHDLYEEYPNFSINVKAEQDLMANHQIIIFQHPLYWYSCPPLMKLWMDLVLEDGWAYGTNGSHLSGKKWIQVITTGGSKDAYSKHGFHGYETEEFLLPFRRTAELCQMDYLPPFLVQGTFQLTELDLQKESNRYSMFINQLLGEPNE, encoded by the coding sequence ATGCCCAAAATTTTGATTTTGCTTGTCCATCCCACTCTTGAGAAGTCCAAGGCCAATCAACTCCTTTTGGATTCATTGCCGGTATCAGAAAACATCACCTTACATGATTTATATGAAGAATATCCTAATTTTTCGATCAACGTAAAGGCGGAACAAGATTTAATGGCAAACCATCAAATCATCATTTTTCAACATCCCTTGTATTGGTACAGTTGCCCACCTTTGATGAAATTATGGATGGATCTGGTCCTTGAGGATGGTTGGGCATACGGAACCAATGGATCTCATTTGTCTGGGAAAAAATGGATCCAAGTCATCACAACTGGTGGCTCTAAAGATGCTTATTCAAAACACGGATTCCACGGTTACGAAACGGAGGAATTCCTTTTGCCTTTTCGTCGTACGGCAGAACTTTGCCAAATGGACTATTTGCCTCCTTTTTTAGTCCAAGGAACTTTTCAGTTGACTGAGTTGGATCTTCAAAAAGAATCCAATCGTTATTCCATGTTCATTAATCAGTTGTTAGGTGAACCAAATGAATGA
- a CDS encoding adenylate/guanylate cyclase domain-containing protein, whose translation MKWIYFFLGDPRKHSLEHRLFNTVSLVTAMLNFVVVLGVVRLENSLVLVALNFGSGILMFAMYYLSRVKSIYFSLYWPFHLTILFYLSAMWLYSGGSLGGNHYYLIPAFVIALFLIRNQNVFVVSSIYVLLPVTLYLVEFFHHEWVTSYGTDSDLYLDAGGKFIFIQILIGIMVFILRRNLNVERKKSETLLLNILPEPIAVELKKEGRVIPRLYEFTSVLFCDMAGFTKIAEKMNAEELVYELDTIFREFDRLCKEYRLEKIKSIGDSYMAVGGIPNQNRTNAVDSVLCGLSFQSYMAEQKQVQSLRGRDFWEIRLGIHSGPLVAGVVGTDKFVYDVWGDTVKTASRLESSGVVGELNISFQVYEEVKSYFDCEPRGSLSLKGGTNIPLYLVKGFLPEFADVQSSKIPNDLFKRLYESGALFTHNEEIE comes from the coding sequence ATGAAATGGATATACTTCTTTCTCGGAGATCCTAGAAAACACTCTCTCGAACATCGATTGTTTAATACAGTTTCCTTAGTTACTGCGATGCTTAATTTTGTTGTGGTTTTGGGAGTGGTTCGTTTAGAAAATTCTTTAGTTCTTGTGGCATTGAATTTTGGATCAGGGATCCTAATGTTTGCCATGTACTATTTAAGCCGAGTCAAGAGTATTTATTTTTCTTTATACTGGCCTTTTCATTTAACAATTCTTTTTTATTTATCAGCAATGTGGTTGTATAGTGGCGGTTCTTTGGGAGGGAATCACTATTATCTAATACCAGCCTTTGTGATCGCACTTTTTTTAATTAGAAATCAGAATGTATTCGTCGTTTCTTCGATTTACGTTTTATTGCCAGTCACTTTGTATTTGGTCGAGTTTTTTCACCACGAATGGGTAACAAGTTATGGAACTGATTCTGATTTGTATTTGGATGCGGGTGGTAAATTTATTTTTATCCAAATTCTAATTGGGATCATGGTTTTTATTCTGAGGCGAAACCTAAATGTGGAAAGGAAAAAGTCGGAAACATTACTACTAAATATATTACCGGAACCCATTGCCGTTGAATTAAAAAAAGAAGGCCGTGTAATCCCTCGGTTATACGAATTTACTTCTGTACTTTTTTGTGATATGGCTGGGTTCACAAAAATTGCAGAGAAAATGAATGCAGAAGAACTTGTTTACGAATTGGATACAATCTTTCGTGAGTTTGATCGTCTCTGTAAAGAATATCGATTGGAAAAAATAAAAAGTATAGGGGACAGTTATATGGCTGTCGGTGGAATTCCAAATCAAAATAGAACCAATGCTGTTGATTCCGTATTATGTGGTTTATCATTTCAGTCTTATATGGCCGAACAAAAACAGGTTCAGTCTTTAAGGGGGAGAGATTTTTGGGAGATCCGTTTGGGAATTCATTCGGGGCCTCTTGTCGCCGGTGTCGTGGGTACAGATAAATTTGTTTATGATGTTTGGGGCGATACCGTCAAAACGGCAAGTCGTTTGGAAAGTTCTGGGGTGGTGGGCGAGTTAAATATTTCTTTCCAAGTGTATGAAGAGGTAAAATCTTATTTTGATTGTGAACCACGTGGTTCTCTTTCATTGAAAGGGGGAACCAATATTCCCTTGTATTTAGTAAAAGGTTTTTTGCCTGAATTTGCAGATGTACAAAGTTCAAAAATCCCAAATGATTTATTCAAACGCCTCTATGAATCGGGAGCCTTATTCACCCATAACGAAGAAATAGAATAA
- a CDS encoding flagellin, whose protein sequence is MIINHNMSAIQSHRALKFTQWDVDKTMRNLSTGQRINLAGDDASGLAVSEKLRTQIRGLRQAERNTEDGLSFIQTAEGFLDQSAEIIQRIRTLAIQTSNGIYTPEDRQLVQVEVSALVDEIDRIASQAEFNKMKLFEGDFARKSTKASMWFHMGANAKQRERFYIGTMTSKALKMSEGANKIALSTPGKADEAIAKADFALNKIMKQRADMGAYQNRLESTAKGLMGAYENMQASESRIRDADMAEEMVALTTKQILVQSGTAMLAQASLRPNSVLRLLNNT, encoded by the coding sequence ATGATTATCAATCACAACATGAGTGCGATTCAATCACATCGTGCTCTCAAGTTTACACAATGGGATGTAGATAAGACCATGAGGAACCTCTCCACTGGGCAAAGGATTAACCTTGCCGGTGATGATGCTTCTGGTCTTGCTGTTTCGGAAAAACTACGAACACAAATTCGTGGTTTACGTCAGGCCGAAAGGAATACGGAAGATGGACTTAGTTTCATCCAGACTGCAGAGGGTTTCCTCGACCAGTCGGCTGAAATCATCCAACGAATCCGGACCCTAGCGATCCAGACTTCGAACGGAATCTACACACCGGAGGACAGGCAGCTCGTGCAGGTAGAAGTATCTGCGCTGGTGGATGAGATCGATCGAATTGCTTCACAAGCAGAGTTCAATAAAATGAAACTGTTTGAAGGAGACTTCGCTCGAAAGTCAACGAAGGCGTCGATGTGGTTTCACATGGGAGCAAACGCAAAGCAAAGAGAGCGTTTCTACATTGGAACTATGACTTCGAAAGCTCTTAAGATGTCAGAAGGTGCAAATAAAATTGCTCTTTCTACACCTGGAAAAGCAGACGAAGCGATTGCTAAAGCGGACTTCGCCTTGAACAAGATCATGAAGCAGAGAGCAGATATGGGAGCTTATCAAAATAGGCTCGAAAGTACTGCAAAAGGCCTCATGGGTGCATACGAAAATATGCAAGCATCCGAATCAAGGATTAGGGACGCAGATATGGCGGAAGAAATGGTAGCGCTCACGACGAAACAAATTCTCGTGCAAAGCGGTACGGCAATGCTAGCGCAAGCCAGTCTTCGGCCAAATTCTGTATTACGACTTTTGAATAACACTTAA
- a CDS encoding flagellin, translating into MIINHNLAAINSHRVLKFQNEEVSKSMEKLSSGMRINRAGDDASGLAVSEKMRTQVNGLRQAERNTEDGMSLIQTTEGFLQESNDIIQRIRTLAIQSSNGIYTEEDRQMIQVEVSQLIDEVDRIASQAEFNKMNLLQGDFARGSRATSMWFHIGANQHQRERVFIATMTARALNLKGQSGELLSLSTADKSNDAIGTLDAALTRISKQRANLGAYFNRLEHAAKGLMNAYENTQASESRIRDADMAEETVAFTKNQILVQSGTAMLAQANVRPQGVLSLLR; encoded by the coding sequence ATGATCATAAACCACAATTTAGCCGCGATCAACTCACATCGCGTCCTCAAGTTCCAAAACGAGGAAGTCTCCAAAAGTATGGAGAAACTATCCTCTGGTATGCGAATCAACCGAGCAGGTGATGATGCATCAGGCCTTGCCGTTTCGGAAAAAATGAGAACGCAGGTGAATGGTCTTAGACAAGCAGAGAGAAATACCGAAGACGGTATGAGCCTTATCCAAACAACGGAAGGGTTTTTGCAAGAATCGAATGATATCATTCAAAGAATTCGAACTCTTGCAATTCAGTCGTCTAACGGTATTTATACTGAGGAAGACAGACAAATGATCCAAGTCGAAGTTTCACAACTTATCGACGAAGTGGACAGAATTGCTTCACAAGCTGAATTCAACAAAATGAATTTGCTTCAAGGTGATTTTGCTCGTGGATCTAGAGCAACCTCCATGTGGTTTCATATTGGAGCAAACCAACACCAAAGAGAAAGAGTGTTCATTGCAACTATGACTGCACGTGCACTTAATCTAAAAGGTCAAAGTGGAGAACTCTTGTCTTTGTCAACTGCTGACAAGTCAAACGATGCGATCGGAACTTTGGATGCTGCGTTAACTCGCATTAGCAAACAAAGAGCAAACTTAGGTGCTTACTTTAATCGTCTTGAGCATGCTGCAAAAGGGCTCATGAACGCTTATGAGAATACCCAAGCCTCCGAGTCTAGGATCCGTGATGCGGATATGGCAGAAGAAACTGTGGCTTTCACAAAGAACCAGATATTAGTTCAATCTGGAACTGCTATGTTAGCTCAGGCGAATGTTCGTCCACAAGGAGTTCTTTCTCTCCTTCGTTAA
- a CDS encoding LIC_10740 family protein yields the protein MNTHLQKIKEYLRSLKEIIKDLIIRFYKIGTGETRLTRDFIFLFASWFSLLIFFSFFILAEQNPFRLLVPFQLYSYPSFDHREPIVIYISNGEGEQIPIHRKVLKQEETGAFIYQIVGEVGSPPYFDSVEALAKDGKLFSPKKLLDIRFALKQSWFLEKNSKLVIDWNVEILQDVMEKYRLPRTKSEETGDSEDENPNAPVDTITYYSAGTETGPKESEEVVNKRRILAMESTIRALNASLFENFKDLKTIEHHFSGETSPVYHWETLSPEASRP from the coding sequence ATGAATACGCATCTTCAAAAGATTAAAGAATATCTTCGTTCTCTAAAAGAAATCATAAAAGACCTAATCATTCGGTTTTACAAAATCGGAACGGGGGAAACGAGGCTCACTCGTGATTTTATTTTTTTGTTTGCCTCTTGGTTTTCTTTACTGATCTTTTTTAGTTTTTTTATTTTAGCAGAACAAAACCCATTTAGACTTCTGGTTCCTTTCCAACTCTATTCTTATCCTTCTTTTGATCATAGAGAACCAATTGTGATTTATATTTCGAATGGAGAAGGGGAACAAATTCCCATCCACAGAAAGGTTTTAAAGCAGGAAGAAACGGGAGCATTTATTTACCAAATTGTAGGTGAAGTGGGATCACCACCTTACTTTGATTCTGTGGAAGCATTGGCTAAAGATGGTAAACTTTTTTCTCCTAAAAAACTTTTGGACATTCGATTTGCATTAAAGCAGTCCTGGTTTTTAGAAAAAAATTCAAAACTTGTGATCGATTGGAATGTAGAAATTTTACAAGATGTGATGGAAAAATATAGACTTCCTCGCACCAAATCGGAAGAAACTGGCGATTCTGAAGATGAAAACCCCAATGCTCCTGTTGATACCATTACCTATTATTCTGCTGGAACAGAAACTGGTCCTAAGGAATCAGAAGAGGTTGTGAACAAACGTAGGATCCTTGCTATGGAGTCCACAATACGTGCGTTAAATGCAAGTTTATTTGAAAACTTTAAAGACTTAAAAACAATCGAACATCACTTTTCCGGAGAAACAAGTCCTGTTTACCACTGGGAAACTTTATCTCCAGAAGCCAGTCGCCCTTAA
- a CDS encoding N-acetylmuramoyl-L-alanine amidase family protein, with translation MAANSFYLQKRLVLLCFCIVSNSVFAEVAKLPLYGKGNYVAFSDLKSILPELSTKLKKFTRVGSIYTPQGNLQFRLGSSFYTLDGKIYKIPKAILKKEEDVYLPLDLVEAVLLNLISYDVRYQFKETELWVLIPKEPTPKRNLNVKAIVIDAGHGGKDPGTSDPTGYYEKDVSLGVARYTYLYLRKYYPEIRVQMVRKNDSFVELEDRSKLANQILQDTRDVVFISFHCNASLSDKAAGFEVYYLSQSPSTEAARETAILENRYVGKHKNPVVSQIQSQMLSSVTQRRSKKLASSVALQYEKALSPEIPSRGVKKADFSVLRGSLMPAVLVEMGYLTNPEESKRLRDKNYQKKIARSVIKGIHEYASSKD, from the coding sequence TTGGCAGCGAATTCTTTCTATCTTCAAAAAAGATTAGTCCTACTTTGTTTCTGTATTGTTTCCAATTCCGTATTTGCTGAAGTCGCCAAACTTCCGCTCTACGGAAAAGGAAACTACGTGGCATTTTCTGATTTGAAATCGATTTTGCCCGAACTTTCCACCAAACTAAAAAAGTTCACAAGAGTTGGTTCCATTTACACTCCCCAAGGGAATCTTCAATTCCGCCTAGGGTCTAGTTTTTATACCCTGGATGGAAAAATTTACAAAATCCCCAAAGCCATTTTAAAAAAAGAAGAAGATGTGTATCTTCCTTTGGATCTTGTGGAAGCAGTTTTACTCAATCTAATCTCTTATGATGTTCGTTACCAATTCAAAGAAACGGAACTTTGGGTTCTCATTCCCAAAGAACCAACTCCCAAACGAAACCTAAATGTAAAAGCCATAGTGATTGATGCGGGCCATGGAGGAAAGGACCCAGGAACTTCCGATCCAACCGGATACTATGAAAAGGATGTAAGTCTTGGTGTGGCTCGTTACACTTATTTGTACTTACGGAAGTACTACCCAGAAATTCGGGTGCAGATGGTTCGAAAAAATGATTCCTTTGTGGAATTAGAAGACAGGTCCAAATTGGCAAACCAAATCTTGCAGGACACAAGGGATGTGGTTTTTATTAGTTTCCATTGTAATGCTTCGCTTTCGGATAAGGCTGCTGGTTTTGAGGTCTATTACCTTTCGCAAAGTCCAAGTACGGAGGCCGCTCGTGAAACGGCCATTTTGGAAAACCGGTATGTGGGAAAACATAAGAACCCGGTTGTCTCCCAGATCCAATCTCAGATGTTGTCCAGTGTCACCCAAAGGCGGTCTAAGAAATTGGCAAGTTCTGTGGCTCTGCAGTATGAAAAGGCATTAAGTCCTGAGATTCCCTCTCGGGGTGTGAAAAAGGCAGATTTTTCCGTCTTGCGAGGAAGCCTTATGCCTGCGGTACTTGTGGAAATGGGGTATCTGACAAACCCAGAGGAAAGCAAACGTTTGCGGGACAAAAACTACCAAAAGAAAATTGCTCGCAGTGTCATCAAAGGAATCCATGAATACGCATCTTCAAAAGATTAA